The Hordeum vulgare subsp. vulgare chromosome 4H, MorexV3_pseudomolecules_assembly, whole genome shotgun sequence genomic interval cgtggacGGAGctgttatagatccggttgtgcgactgggagactgccgaattctgctgctgcgccgtgtgcaacagggctcggatctgctcgatcccactGCCAacttctgaatcagtcggttggagggaatccactattttggcagctgcagccaagttgaggagaggtgtgcagaacagctccacgttgctccgccgagtgtgccgactagcagaacggcgaggtggacgacgtgcgccggacgtttcgccgatcacgcgctcgttccggccagcctgacgaggatcttcatggaagttggccatgtgtacttctgctgcgggcccgtgacccgcatgctcagaaggaaactcagtcggaaccaagTCTGAGTGCTGGgccgacggggcaaccacaacggactcaagaactgccacttgcgaagatgcgatctggcgcgcgtgggcgtgttgcacccaacgctggagccgcggacggcgagactgcTTTCTGCGGCGTGTGgcagcggtgcaggtcgacaccggagtcgactgttgaagaagaaggacgccgcgagcgccggcacggaagtgcgtagccccgcgacggggaagcgcctcgacgtcaaggGGCGCATCccaaagccacgccgaatcgtcgacgaagaaggagagagcgccgaagaggatctggtgacccatgctcgaatctcctccggacgacatgacgaaaggaagtaatcgcaaactcgccggaagtcactTAGACGCCAGCCCCACAacggtaatatggaatacaatgatttgctaacccttctaccagtgggggagggcggcttatatagagtgcgctgccctccacaacggttccagtataagggcggagtagtggggattgaatgcatacgttacaggtaacgtatgctctaaatgctaataaatgcacccggaaacgtacgaccgtttccctccagggaggttacgatgtaccgagtgtatccagtcggttagcttggtattctccgaatgctagtatccgactggatgatataggacctgttgccgactggataatggggattccttaattcagtcggggtagacttagggtcttgtcctttgtgtggggtagtccttgggtaggacctgcatggctggcctatgaccctaccctaggactatgaccccatcactatCCTTTGGGTTATCATTGGTGCCCTCTTATGGACACTATGAAATGTCCGTAATAAGCTTGTGAGGGCATCCACAGCGTGTAGAGGCAACCAGGGAGGCAACCCAGCCTCTAAGATGGGCCGACTTCAGCACTACCTGGACGCGTTGATGGCGGCCGTCCGACGGCTCTCCTCTCCCTTGCTTGTTGCCTAGCTGGCCCCGTGTGggcattttttgtttcttttctttattttggGCTGGACTGTGCTGTTGCCCCAGCGGACTATCTTCTTTATTTTCTGTGTTAGGACTTGTGTGTTGGATTCTGGCCGTTGtgctttatctataaagcggggcgaaagcctgttTCGAAAGATGACCCCCTACACCTGCCTCTAACTTTTAGAGAAAAACACGTAATGTATGGAGGTTGCGGTCACCTCTTAGATGGACCCCATCAACTGTGTTGGAAAACAAGCTTCTTAATATATTCTATTCTCCCATTGCTGCTCACTAGAACTGACATATGGGGCCACTCAATTTGCTTATTTCTTAGAGGCCGCCTCTATGCTAAGAGATGATGCTAACAATTTTGGACTAGAGGCAGGGGTTTGCAATGTATGGAGGCCGCCtctaagaggagagagaaggcttAGAGGCAGCAAAATTCATACATTATGATTGATGCAGTGTTTAAATTGTATGGCTTTATACAGCTATGACGGTCACTTAGCCGGCGCGTGGACCGGAACTCCACCGACAGGGCTATCGCTGTACTTCGCTCAGTCGCCGCCCACATGTCCGTGCCGTCGCTCCCTCCACTGCCTCCGGAGCCGGATTAGCATAGCCGTCTGTGGACTCTCTTTTTTTGGATATTATTATTGTGCTGCGCCCCAGCCAAACTTCTTGCTTTAGGTGGTTCTGTACTGTTCCGTTGTGGATTGGTTTGTGTGGGGATGTGCGTCCGTTGAACCTTGTTGCTACATTTGTGCTATGGTcgtgctttataatataaagcaAGGAAAAACCCTATTTCGTGGAAACATGTTAGAACATATTCTACCGTCCACAGAATGTGTGTTCTCTGTTTCAGAAGATAATTATGGGACCATCACCATTGTCATTGTATAAGTTTTTATTGTTAATTGTAAATTAAAAATGAAAAAACACTTTTTAGGATAAATTTAAAATCTAATTGCTTAGTGACATTGCGATAACTATCATTTTAGTTTAAAGTGAGGAAGGTTCATTTCAAATAGTGAGAGCATCTCTAACAGAAGCGCGACTTTAGTGTCGCGTTGGAAAAATCATCCTTTTTACGCGCGCGCATCGTTCCGGACGCTCCAACAAACGCGTAAAAAATGTGTGCGCTATAGTTGGTACAACGAGCGGAGCAAAACGGCATCGCGCGCTGTTTATTTGGTGCGTTCGCTCGCGCGTGCAGTAAACTCTGAGCGGCTGCAGATGGGACCGCTGGATTGAGCGTCACGCTAGAGCGTGTCTGTACCGTGTATTAAAAATGCTACAGTGACACATTAAAAAAATTATTAAACGCGAATTTTTTTGTGCCACCGAGTTGAAGATGCTCTGGGGCAACCACCTTTGCTATTGAGTAGAACTTGGTACCCGCTAGCCCCAAAGGCGATCCCTCCTCTGACGCCATCCTCCTTGGCCGGTAGATTGGCCTTCCAGCGGTGGTGTTTAATAGCGATTCCTCATTTCTTCTCTCATCCGGTGGTATGTGTGTTGTCGGACTCGGATCCATCGATGAGATCGGCTCGACGGATAGGTCTTTCTTGTCTGCAACTTCGACCCCTCTGCATTCGAAATAAAGAGAAAAACTTCGACCCttctggtggtggtagtggtggtggtggcagtGGTGTTCAACGAGGTTTTCTCCGGCTTCAGCGGTGCGGGCGTCGCTTCGGCAACAACAGTGCAAATCTGATATTTCGTCGACCCGGACGAACGTCTAGGCATGATAAACCAAGCATCATATTCTTGTCCGGGTTGTAGATCCTTTGGAGTCTACGTCGTTCACACTTTCCGACTGCATGTGTACATACCGCTTTTCTGTTCCGGCGAACAACATTTTTTATCAAAAAAGGCTTTTCGTCTCGTTTTATATATATAACAGCGATCAAAGATACACACTCAGATACAACACGTCATCATCCCATACAACACGCACACCCAAGGCAAGATACGAGGGTGCTGATGCACCGTAACACTGCCCAATCAACCATCAAGCATACTACAGATGAGACAAAAGGAACTACTTGGGGCCGACGAGGACACCTAGCCACCGAAAAGTGAAGCGGGACAGTGACAAAGCATGGACTCCAAGACAGTGCCTTCAAAAAAGGCACGACATTGATAGTCGCCACCGCCTGATCACGAGGATCAGGTTTACACCCGGAGCAACGTAGAGAGCCGAGGACATCATGACGGAGCCTTCACGAAGGAAACGACGTCCGTGCCCGCCACCACCGTCGGCCGAAGAGGACCGAGCAAGTCATGCACTTTGGTGTTAACCCTTCGCCAAACAACCATGCTACGTCAAACATCAGCAACCATGCCACCCGCGTGACCATGGCTACCCGATCACATCCAAGGCGCGTGCTCCGCCAACGAACACCTCGTCTCCCGCCGCTAGGGCCGCCGCCCTGCATCCaagcaactccatgaatgcccaaAGGGCTTGGCTTTGGCTTGACTGGCAACACCCGTCGATGGAGCAGCAAGCTGCCGCCCTGCCTCGAACATTGCCAGAACCTCGCCAGAGGGCACACGGCCGAGGAAAGGGGTGTAGGAGCGGACGTGTCCGGCCCGATGCACCCCCGCATCGGCGATGGGTGGCCCTACATCAGGCCCTCGCATCCCTCCTACAAACTCCCCACCGGACACACCCCCATGTCGCCTCACCGTGACGGCCAACGCAGCTCGACACGAGGCCACAAGCGACAGCACGCCCAGCCACCGACAAGGAGCACGAAGCCACCCTTCACCCGCAGCCAAGAGCACTCACCAGAGAGCCACCCCGCGCCGCTCGCCATCGTCCAAGGGCCGGAATAGGGAGCCCCGATTGGAGCTCTGCCAGCACGCACCACCAGCAAGCGCGCCCATCCCGAGCCCGACCACCGCGCCACACGCAGCAGCCATAGGGCCCGCGCCCGCCGGCGAGGCGCCGCGCGCCGCCCGCACCCGCAGACCCGCTAGATCTGGTCGAGCCCAGATCTGGCCGCCACCGCAGCCACGAGCATGAGCTGCCCCATGAAGCCCATTGCGTCGCCACCAAGCCCTCGCTACCCCCATCGCTAGAGCCCGATGGCGTGCCTCCGCGCCCCTCACCACCACGAAGCACCACCAAACATTGTCGCCCCGCGCCAGCAGTCTCCGAGCAGGATGAAGAGGAGCCCCGTTGCCACCGGCGTCGGCTGGCTTTGCCCGACAGCATGGTCCGGTGACGATGAgggggggaagggaggaggggaggctcgGAGCCGACGTatagggtccccccccccccccccccccccccggtcgccaCACGGGAGCGACACGGGGAGGAGGGGGTTCTTCAACATGGAAGTCCAGCGGCAACAACATCGTCGCGCCGTCGGCATGTGTGGGATGGCGAGGGAGGAAGATTCCTCGagtatttcttttttattttaggGGCTTTCTTGTAATGCCAGCGTTAGATTAATAAATGCAGAGCTTCGACTCCTTCAAGAAAAAAGAGCGGCACTCAGCATCTTATCCAAGTTATATATCAAAAACCTAGATTTTGTACATTTTGTTGCTCTTTTTAATCGAGCAGTACTAGAAGATGTGCTGGTTCCTCCAATTTATTTTTTGCCTATTATTATGCGGGCAACGGTTGGTTGGAACATCAACCATACCTAGATCGCAACAAGACATTTTCGAGCCCCAAACTTTACGCCACAACATAAGCCCCTTTGCTTTCCCACTAACCCAGCTATATGCATCCTTTTTCACCATGTAGTAACATGTAAAAATGACCCCCTGCCTGCCACCAGTTTACCCACCAACCatctttcatttttatttttatttgagaaTCACCTACCCTCTTTTATTACTATGTGCTCCTCTCATGAGGAATTCCCTTTAGTTTCTCGATGCATAATTGTATATACACTTCATATATACAAAAAAATAGAAGCTTTTTTGGAATGAGTTTGACTTTCTTTTGCACTAGTAAGGCCCTGATTGGAACCACTTAGATTATATgattcagtttttataatctattttatctttaaacaagatagattatgatgtagattataaaaactagatgaacagattattaaaaactcataatctactcaacCCCAGCTAAaaccagattatggattgctaatgacctatTATCCTTATAAAGttcgagataattacattcctaccaccgacattcttttaaaaaaaaaacaaaggatagacatgtcattatgcaatgtaaaacatggattacagtttatataatctgacctcCAATGTAAAAAAAACAAATAAGAAACTAGCATTGACTTCAGGGCAAGAAAACATTGTGTTAGTTTTTTTCTACAACTACAAGGTCaagtttatttcaaaaatattttcagttttctttatttttatttaattattatattttttttataTAAGGTGTACATATACCCATAGACCAACGTTCCTTCCCTCACTCCTCCCGTCTTCGGTTCCTTGTTGGTTTCTTGGTTCCTTCCACCACCTTCCCTTCTCCTCATGTCTCTTGCGCGACACGTGGGTAGCCATCCCTTCCTACACCCCACCACCTCTCTATCCATTTCAGAATCAGGCGATCCATCACCCCCTCTCCCGCACAAAAACAAAGACCATACGTACGTACGTGCATATAAATAAATCGATAAAtccgaaggaggaggaagaagaagagcagaggAGGGTCCCAGAAGAAGAGTAGTAGTTGGTGCGAACTGTGAAGATCCAGAGGCTGTGCAGTGCACTGCCTGCGTGCGTccatggcggccatggcgagcaggCAGCAGGAGGGCAGCCTCGACGCCGTCCTCAAGGAGGCCGTCGACCTGGTAATTAACTACTCCGCACTTCATCAACCTACGAGTGCTTCGTctggtttttaattattttcttaCAGGGCTTGCAGTTAGTTTCCAGTTTTAAAATCTCTTGATCGAAATACTGATTGATGTTTATGCTTTAGTCGTCCAACATATTTTTTGTTCTCACCAAAGGTGACTTGACCGTGGGAAAAAAGCGTGTACTCATGATCctctgttgttgtttttttttttgagggaaATGGTCCTCATGATCCTCTGTTTAATTGGAAAAAAAAAATGTGTCTTGGTTCCCTCTCTTCTTTGTTCCTTGGAGTAGCAGGCTGCAGCATGCTTGCACGTTCAGATTTTGCTCATGCTAATGCTACTTGATTGGTTTATTTGCTGAAAGCGATCGTCGTAACAAAATTTCAGGAGCACATCCCGATCGACGAAGTGTTCGAGAACCTGCGGTGTAGCCATGAGGGGCTTACTTCCGAGCAGGCGCAGCAGCGGCTGCAGATCTTCGGCCCGAACAAGCTAGAGGAGAAGGAGGTCAGGTTCATTCTCCCCATTTGATTGTGGGGAAGATTTTTGCCTCAATATTGTTCTTCTCATTGATATTATGCACTTGATTAAGTTGGTGTGTTGATGGCTGCAGGAGAGCAAGCTCCTCAAATTTCTAGGGTTCATGTGGAACCCCCTCTCATGGGTCATGGAGGCTGCGGCGATCATGGCCATCGCACTGGCCAACGGAGGGGTAAGACCTAGCACATAGTATCGCAGAATTTATAGTAAAATGTTTTAGTGTGGTGATCAGTGATGTTGTATGTCCTGCTCTGTTCTCAATATATATGTGGGATGTGTTCTGTCACCACCAGGGGAAGCCACCAGATTGGCAAGACTTCGTCGGTATCATCACGCTGCTGCTTATAAACTCCACCATCAGTTTCATCGAGGAGAACAATGCCGGAAATGCCGCCGCCGCGCTTATGGCCCGTCTTGCACCAAAAGCCAAGGTCCATATTCAACTTAATTTGTGGGGTTTTAATTTCCCCTGTTTCTGCTTGTATGTGTCACCTTGTCGGAGTCCATTTTAACTTGTGAACCTCAACTCTTATGTTGCTGGGTAGGTCCTCCGTGACGGTCGTTGGACCGAGGAGGAGGCCGCCGTCCTTGTGCCCGGGGACATCATCAGCATCAAACTTGGAGATATCATCCCTGCCGACGCCCGCCTCCTGGATGGTGATCCTTTGAGGATTGATCAGGTTCTTCCTGTCCTTCACATTCAAGTCACCTTCAGCTTTCCTTTTAAGTTAAATAGATTTCCTCATCTCACTGTTTAGTCTTCTGTTTATAGTCTGCCCTGACCGGAGAATCGCTGCCAGCCACCAAAGGTCCTGGTGACGGCGTCTACTCCGGTTCGACGGTCAAGCAGGGCGAGATCGAGGCCGTTGTCATAGCAACTGGCGTGCACACTTTCTTTGGAAAGGCCGCACATCTCGTCGACTCCACCAACCAAGTTGGCCATTTCCAACAGGCAAGCTTGGCAAGCCTCAGTTATTTCTATCGATCTAGCACCGTTATCGATTTGAACCATCGCTACATTGATGTGTTCATTATCATGTGATTGACGCAGGTGTTGACGGCCATTGGGAACTTTTGCATTTGCTCGATTGCTGTGGGAATGTTCATCGAGATCATTGTCATGTATCCTATCCAGCACAGGGCGTACCGCCCCGGGATCGACAACCTTTTGGTGCTTCTCATTGGAGGCATTCCCATAGCGATGCCCACAGTCTTGTCGGTCACCATGGCGATTGGGTCTCATCGCTTGTCTCAGCAGGTTTGCATCATTCCGGGGACAGTGTCCCTTAACCATATTGTGACCAGACCTGAACTTTTGCACTATATATGCAATCAATTCCTGAGTTTTCTTCCTGCAGGGAGCTATAACAAAGAGGATGACTGCAATTGAAGAGATGGCCGGCATGGATGTTCTTTGCAGTGATAAGACTGGAACCCTGACTCTAAATAAGCTCAGTGTGGACAAGAACCTAGTCGAGGTTCGCTTGAACACCCACTTTGTGTTATCTCACATGTGACCTCAAAGCACTTACATACTTTCTTGGTCCAGGTTTTTGAAAAAGGAGTGACTCAGGACCAGGTGATTCTAATGGCTGCTAGAGCATCCCGGATAGAAAATCAAGACGCCATCGATACGGCAATAGTTGGGATGCTAGGCGATCCAAAAGAGGTACATTTCATTTGTCGAATAATGAGACGTACAACTATCATGTTTATTCGCTAAAATGGGCACCTGTCAACGCTTCCCGTAGGCGCGTGCCGGTATTCAAGAGGTTCATTTTCTGCCATTCAACCCTACCGACAAAAGAACTGCGTTGACATACATCGATGGCGATGGAAAGATGTACCGTGTTAGCAAAGGTGCACCAGAGCAGGTATATTTTTTTTACTGCAAATAGCCTAAAAACAAAATTTTCATTTGCATAATGATGTAAATTGATTTCACAAATTGACCTGCAGATTCTCAACCTGGCCTACAACAAGTCAGAGATCGCACAAAAAGTCCACACTGTCATCGACAAGTTCGCGGAACGTGGACTTCGGTCACTTGGTGTAGCATATCAGGTGAGCAATGTTCTTGTGGTGCCCCTTTCACAGTGCAGTTCAAGCTTGCAAGGCAGGAACCTTTTTTCTTTGGAAAAGGAGGAACGAAGCTCCCGACCTCTGCATCAATTGgtgcatgcagccatattatttAAAAAGTTGAAGGACAAAGTCATAGATCTACAAAGTGCTCGCGAACTGAGCATGAAAACAAGtgcttaagtaaataaaaactgACACATCCGATGAAACCAACAGTAGGCTACGATGTCTATACACCTAGACTATTATTAGCTCGTCATCTAAATCGGTTGAAGAAACTTAGTGGTGGTCATCCTTTTCTGCCTTGTAGGACGTGCCAGATGGGAGGAAAGAGAGCCCCGGTAGCCCgtggcattttgttgctctcttgccactctttgatCCACCGAGGCACGACAGCGCGGAAACAATTGAAAGGGCACTTAACCTTGGTGTGAATGTGAAGATGATCACAGGTACACTGCCAATTGGGTTCTTAACTACTTTTTTGctctgttcttaaatatccaaTGAAGATGATCACAGGTAAATGCACTACCAGTTGAATTATATTTTGTTCTCCTCTCTTTATCCTTAAATCTCCCAATTTTTATGAGCACCATGTCTTTGATGTTTACTATTTTTCATTTGCAATGTCATAAGTAGGGTTGGAACTTGGAACACTGAACCATATACTGTATCTTTCACCCTGTTTTATTTGTAATTTCAGTTTTCAAGAATTTTGGTAATACATCTGATTgtgcatttttttttcttttccttaggCGACCAGCTAGCTATTGGGAAGGAAACAGGGCGTCGTCTAGGAATGGGTACAAACATGTACCCTTCATCTGCTTTGCTGGGGCAGAACAAGGATGAGTCTATTGCTGATTTACCGGTCGATGATCTAATTGAGAAAGCCGATGGTTTTGCTGGCGTATTCCCAGGTATGTGTTGTAATCAgttagaagaaaataaaatcaaagGGCTGAAAAATTAACATAACAATAATAATATGACGGTTACATTGGTTATTTGCTCAGAGCACAAATATGAGATTGTGAAGCGCCTACAAGCACGGAAGCACATTTGTGGAATGACCGGCGATGGCGTAAACGATGCACCAGCCCTAAAGAAAGCTGATATTGGCATAGCGGTTGCCGATGCGACAGATGCAGCGAGGAGCGCTTCTGATATCGTACTCACGGAACCTGGTCTAAGTGTGATCATTAGTGCCGTCCTTACCAGTCGAGCAATTTTCCAGCGGATGAAGAACTACACTGTATGTCAGATTGAACCCAGTGGATGAGATTTTTCTTCTCCCCCAATTTATTTGAAGAGTTATTCCTTCATTTATGCTTGTATTATCTTGCCCATATGCTAATCCACCTTCATGCTTGCAGATCTATGCGGTCTCGATTACGATACGTATTGTGGTATGTTTGATCGACTCTTACTAGGACCATAAGTTTGCCAAAGTGCATTGGCTCCTGCTCTTTTTACATAGATGATGATTCTCTTAGGTGTCAATTGTAACTATTCATTTAATGAGTTTTTTTACCTCTTAACACTGATTTTCCAGTTTATGATCTGTAAAATTATGTTGATGAACCTTACATTTTTATTGTGCGAGTATGCATCTGATTCCCATTTACCCCCCAACAGCTTGGATTTATGCTACTTGCGCTCATATGGGAGTTTGATTTCCCGCCATTTATGGTCCTGATCATAGCAATTCTGAATGATGGTACATTACCTTCTTTTCCTTCCATTTGTCCCGCGCCTCAGAATATCGCCGTACTAAGTAAAAAAGTAATATTATAATGTTCGCCCTTAACCATTTTTGTGGCATGAACAGGCACCATAATGACAATATCCAAGGATCGAGTAAAGCCTTCTCCACTACCTGACAGCTGGAAGTTGGCTGAAATTTTCACAACTGGGGTGGTGCTTGGCGGATACTTGGCAATGATGACTGTCATTTTCTTCTGGGCCGCATACAAGACTAACTTTTTCCCGGTAAGGAGTACCGaaatgaaaaaatgaaataaaataccTCTTGATATGAATGGACTTATCATGTTGCTGCTCAATGGAAATTTCAGAGGGTTTTTCATGTGAGAAGCCTTGAGAAGACAGCTCAAGATGACTTCAACAAAATGCTTGCCTCTGCTGTATACCTTCAAGTCAGCACCATCAGCCAAGCTCTCATCTTCGTTACAAGGTCTCGAAGCTGGTCGTTCCTCGAGCGCCCCGGCTTTCTCCTGGTCTTCGCTTTCTTTGTCGCGCAGCTGGTATTTTCTCATCACCGCCTCACCCTCCTCTTTTTCACAAGTCAAGTTTCAGTGGGCAAGTTTCACCACCCTATTCAAAAAATGCAGATAGCTACACTGATCGCCGTATACGCCGATTGGGCATTCACTTCGATCAAGGGCATCGGGTGGGGCTGGGCCGGTATCGTGTGGCTCTACAACCTCGTCTTCTACTTCCCACTCGACATCATCAAGTTCTTCATCCGATACGCTCTGAGCGGGAAAGCATGGGATCTTGTCATCAACCAAAGAGTAACTCAAATTTGCATCGCCATATTTTTCCTTTCCATTTCAGCTACTGAGAGCCCACTACATTCCATGCATTTTGTAACTGGTGGGttcatttgatattttgtttCGTCATAGATTGCGTTTACAAGGAAGAAGCACTTTGGTAAGGAAGAGAGGGAGCTCAAGTGGGCCCATGCACAGAGGACACTCCATGGGCtgcagccgccggatgccaagctGTTCCCCGAGAAGGCGGGCTACAACGAGCTGAATCAGATGGCCGAGGAGGCGAAGCGGAGGGCTGAGATTGCAAGGTACGTAGTCACTTGTAAAGAATTCCATGTATGGGATGGTTTCCATGAGCTGCCATATTTCTTGACAGTTATGTATCTAACTATTTTGTGCTTATTGGTGATGGTACATGGCAGGCTCAGGGAGCTTCACACTCTCAAGGGGCATGTGGAGTCGGTTGTGaagctcaagggcctcgacatcgACACCATTCAGCAATCTTACACCGTGTGATAGATTGGTCCAGATATCATTATAACAGTCTAGAAGAGAGAGTTTTATATCCTTGCTGCATAGGAATAACAGACTTTTGATAGGATGGTTTCGCGCCCTTTTTAGTTGACTACCAATATATCGTGGGAATAAAATGGTTACATCTCAGTTGCTCTCCAGTGGTCCGTTGTGCTTCATGTAATGGAATACATTTATTCACTCATGCCTCTGCAATGGGGGTTttaacctccttttcaaaaaagaagaaaaaacaacCATGCAATTGAAAACAAAATGTGAGGTCTGAGAAATATCGGCATGCAAGAGGCTTAGATATCCACATTATATAACATACCTATCAATTGTGGAATAAATTGTTTCCACGATGATTCCTCACATGTTTGATTCAAGTTTCCTCTGGCGCACCATCTTCGGAAGTTTGCATTCATCTTGGAATTAACAAAGAATAAAATGCGAGATAAAATTAGGATACACTAAGATAAGCAGAGACAAAAAAGATCACA includes:
- the LOC123447201 gene encoding plasma membrane ATPase 1-like, with product MAAMASRQQEGSLDAVLKEAVDLEHIPIDEVFENLRCSHEGLTSEQAQQRLQIFGPNKLEEKEESKLLKFLGFMWNPLSWVMEAAAIMAIALANGGGKPPDWQDFVGIITLLLINSTISFIEENNAGNAAAALMARLAPKAKVLRDGRWTEEEAAVLVPGDIISIKLGDIIPADARLLDGDPLRIDQSALTGESLPATKGPGDGVYSGSTVKQGEIEAVVIATGVHTFFGKAAHLVDSTNQVGHFQQVLTAIGNFCICSIAVGMFIEIIVMYPIQHRAYRPGIDNLLVLLIGGIPIAMPTVLSVTMAIGSHRLSQQGAITKRMTAIEEMAGMDVLCSDKTGTLTLNKLSVDKNLVEVFEKGVTQDQVILMAARASRIENQDAIDTAIVGMLGDPKEARAGIQEVHFLPFNPTDKRTALTYIDGDGKMYRVSKGAPEQILNLAYNKSEIAQKVHTVIDKFAERGLRSLGVAYQDVPDGRKESPGSPWHFVALLPLFDPPRHDSAETIERALNLGVNVKMITGDQLAIGKETGRRLGMGTNMYPSSALLGQNKDESIADLPVDDLIEKADGFAGVFPEHKYEIVKRLQARKHICGMTGDGVNDAPALKKADIGIAVADATDAARSASDIVLTEPGLSVIISAVLTSRAIFQRMKNYTIYAVSITIRIVLGFMLLALIWEFDFPPFMVLIIAILNDGTIMTISKDRVKPSPLPDSWKLAEIFTTGVVLGGYLAMMTVIFFWAAYKTNFFPRVFHVRSLEKTAQDDFNKMLASAVYLQVSTISQALIFVTRSRSWSFLERPGFLLVFAFFVAQLIATLIAVYADWAFTSIKGIGWGWAGIVWLYNLVFYFPLDIIKFFIRYALSGKAWDLVINQRIAFTRKKHFGKEERELKWAHAQRTLHGLQPPDAKLFPEKAGYNELNQMAEEAKRRAEIARLRELHTLKGHVESVVKLKGLDIDTIQQSYTV